A stretch of the Panulirus ornatus isolate Po-2019 chromosome 10, ASM3632096v1, whole genome shotgun sequence genome encodes the following:
- the Coq7 gene encoding uncharacterized protein Coq7 isoform X1, which yields MSHVAITLDNIHWENTYFGTLLPTLAITLMKLRNMRNSLAICKLLVNLLSAAIITQFNHYQNNRDCQLAAAFHPKFWLQWLHKFNSNLMIFVKAAVEDEVERALRNRNSDSTTHSSNSSLLSLLCIPDDLFAGWTATGSSSNIKKAKKLVNTWQDTDGKESMTSSDFMGEIITNLFLKCNMPIPSSAAVEWLFSLDKDILRPKRSSLSLRTWST from the coding sequence ATGTCCCATGTGGCTATCACCCTTGACAACATCCACTGGGAGAACACCTACTTTGGAACCCTTCTTCCCACATTGGCCATCACCCTCATGAAGCTCAGGAACATGAGGAACAGCTTGGCCATCTGCAAGCTACTGGTCAACCTCTTGTCAGCAGCCATCATCACCCAGTTCAATCACTACCAGAACAACCGGGACTGCCAGCTGGCAGCTGCCTTCCACCCAAAGTTCTGGCTCCAGTGGCTGCACAAGTTCAATAGCAACCTAATGATCTTTGTTAAGGCCGCTGTGGAGGATGAGGTTGAGAGGGCACTAAGGAACCGGAACAGTGACAGCACCACCCACTCCAGCAACAGCAGCTTGCTGTCACTGCTGTGCATACCTGATGACCTCTTTGCTGGGTGGACAGCCACTGGATCAAGTTCCAATATCAAGAAGGCCAAGAAACTTGTCAACACCTGGCAGGACACTGATGGGAAGGAGAGCATGACCAGCTCTGACTTTATGGGGGAGATCATCACCAACCTCTTCCTGAAGTGCAACATGCCCATTCCATCCTCTGCCGCAGTGGAATGGCTTTTCTCTCTAGACAAGGACATTCTGAGGCCCAAGAGGTCAAGCCTAAGTTTGAGAACTTGGTCTACCTGA